A genomic segment from Gilvibacter sp. SZ-19 encodes:
- a CDS encoding TPM domain-containing protein, with the protein MGIVESFLTAAEEQAIIDAIHIAEERTSGEIRVHLEGHTDLSPMERAKEVFHALNMDQTQEANGVLIYVAVHDHTFSILGDRGINELVGQGFWDSTKDQIVSHFKAGDFAQGLIAGVTEAGKALAQYFPFKDNDTNELPNEISKG; encoded by the coding sequence ATGGGAATTGTTGAATCCTTCTTAACCGCTGCAGAGGAACAGGCTATTATAGATGCCATACATATTGCGGAGGAGCGCACCTCTGGAGAGATCCGAGTGCATCTGGAAGGTCATACAGACCTGAGCCCGATGGAGCGGGCAAAGGAAGTTTTCCACGCGCTGAACATGGACCAAACCCAAGAAGCCAATGGCGTGCTCATTTATGTAGCTGTTCACGATCATACCTTCAGTATTTTGGGCGATCGCGGTATAAACGAGCTTGTAGGTCAAGGCTTTTGGGATTCCACCAAGGATCAGATCGTTTCGCATTTTAAGGCTGGAGATTTCGCTCAAGGACTTATAGCTGGGGTAACCGAAGCCGGTAAGGCCTTAGCGCAGTACTTTCCATTTAAGGATAACGACACCAACGAACTACCCAATGAGATCTCCAAAGGATAA
- a CDS encoding YgcG family protein: MRSPKDKVLGLLIAGFLLLLSSTGLWAQYTIPPPPAKDSMRVKRVYDKAEILSKTQEQLLNRRLIGYADTTSTQIVIVTIKDLNGEDISLLGSRWGAAWGVGQASEDNGIFILLSTGDRKIDIATGYGIEYRMTDLETKTIIDQVIIPEFKKGSYYNGLDAGVSAIFQAIEGEFEGTESGKKKIVDWAQYAPFLIFFIIFILLKYLQYRNRGGRGGRGGGGEFVADSFLEYIILSGGGRSSGSFGSGGSFGGGGFGGGTFGGGSFGGGGASGSW; the protein is encoded by the coding sequence ATGAGATCTCCAAAGGATAAGGTTTTAGGACTGCTCATTGCAGGTTTTCTTTTACTGCTGAGTTCCACTGGACTCTGGGCGCAGTACACCATACCTCCACCTCCCGCTAAAGATAGCATGCGCGTTAAACGCGTTTACGACAAGGCAGAAATATTGAGTAAAACTCAGGAACAACTGCTTAACCGACGACTTATCGGTTATGCAGACACTACCTCAACCCAGATCGTTATTGTGACCATTAAGGATTTGAATGGAGAAGACATTTCGCTCTTAGGGTCTCGTTGGGGTGCTGCCTGGGGTGTTGGCCAGGCCTCAGAAGACAATGGGATCTTTATATTGCTTTCAACAGGAGACAGAAAGATCGACATTGCTACAGGTTATGGTATAGAATACCGCATGACCGATCTGGAAACCAAGACCATTATAGATCAAGTGATCATTCCCGAATTTAAGAAAGGGAGTTATTACAATGGTCTAGACGCTGGAGTTTCTGCAATATTTCAAGCTATTGAAGGGGAATTTGAGGGGACCGAATCTGGAAAAAAGAAAATTGTCGACTGGGCGCAATACGCTCCCTTCCTGATATTTTTCATCATTTTCATCTTACTGAAATACCTGCAATACAGAAATCGCGGAGGCCGCGGTGGTCGTGGAGGCGGTGGCGAATTTGTAGCCGATTCCTTTTTGGAATACATTATTCTTAGTGGCGGCGGACGCTCTAGCGGCAGCTTTGGCTCAGGCGGATCGTTTGGCGGCGGTGGCTTTGGAGGAGGCACCTTTGGTGGTGGCTCTTTTGGCGGTGGTGGCGCTAGCGGAAGCTGGTAG
- a CDS encoding MerR family transcriptional regulator codes for MQISLPEKRYYGIGEVADAFGVNTSLIRFWEKEFDIIQPKKNAKGNRKFTPEDIKNLELIYHLVKERGFTLEGAKTHLKENKKKTLDKFEIVRKLEGIKAELLKIKDQL; via the coding sequence ATGCAGATCAGCTTACCTGAAAAACGATATTACGGCATAGGAGAAGTTGCCGACGCCTTTGGGGTCAATACTTCGCTGATCCGATTTTGGGAAAAGGAGTTCGATATCATCCAACCCAAAAAGAACGCTAAAGGCAACCGAAAATTCACTCCGGAGGATATTAAGAACCTGGAGCTCATTTACCATTTGGTCAAAGAGCGTGGCTTTACCTTGGAGGGAGCCAAAACGCATCTCAAAGAGAATAAAAAGAAAACACTCGACAAGTTCGAGATCGTTCGCAAGCTAGAAGGCATAAAGGCCGAACTGCTCAAAATAAAAGATCAACTTTAA
- a CDS encoding LemA family protein, with protein sequence MKKWIPAIIIVAAIAIWGISTNNSLVSQEEDINAQWANVESSYQRRADLIPNIVNTAKGYAEFEQETLTQVIEARSKATAVTIDPSNITPEQLAQFEQVQGSLNSALARLLAVFERYPDLKANENFKALITELERTENRINVERNRYNEVVNPYNSKVRSFPTSLIAGVLGFDQKEYFEAAAGTETAPVVDFD encoded by the coding sequence ATGAAAAAATGGATACCCGCAATTATAATCGTAGCGGCTATAGCTATTTGGGGAATTTCTACGAACAACTCCCTAGTTAGCCAAGAAGAAGACATTAACGCCCAATGGGCCAATGTGGAAAGCTCTTACCAAAGACGCGCTGATCTAATTCCGAATATTGTTAATACCGCCAAGGGTTATGCAGAGTTTGAACAAGAGACCTTAACACAGGTCATTGAGGCCCGTAGCAAAGCGACTGCCGTTACCATTGACCCGAGTAATATAACGCCGGAGCAATTGGCGCAATTTGAACAAGTTCAGGGAAGTCTTAATTCTGCTTTGGCAAGGTTACTGGCTGTTTTTGAACGCTATCCAGACCTAAAGGCCAATGAGAATTTCAAGGCGCTGATCACAGAGCTGGAGCGCACCGAGAACAGGATCAATGTGGAACGCAACCGCTATAACGAAGTGGTGAACCCTTACAACTCCAAAGTCCGATCTTTCCCTACCTCATTGATAGCGGGCGTTCTTGGTTTTGACCAAAAAGAATATTTTGAAGCTGCGGCAGGTACAGAAACCGCCCCTGTAGTAGACTTTGACTAA
- a CDS encoding M23 family metallopeptidase produces the protein MSKVKYYYDSETLSYRKIEPKKGRTFGFILLSFLGIFLSGLFFFLLYLNLPYIETPKEKALARELANAELRLELLNRKMDQAQAVLTELQERDNNLYRVYFEANPIPDEQRLAGFGGVNRYKEWEGFDNSNLLISAAKRLDVITKQIVVQSKSLDEIAELAEEKEKLLAAIPAIQPVRNEDLTRMASGYGYRTDPFTKARKFHYGMDFTAPRGTPVYASGDGVVIRADATAAGYGRHIRIEHGYGYESLYAHLYKYNVRVGQRVKRGDLIGFVGSTGRSEAPHLHYEIFKDGDKINPIHFYYGNLTAEEFNELLKASQQENESLD, from the coding sequence ATGTCGAAGGTAAAATATTACTACGATAGCGAGACTTTATCCTATCGAAAAATAGAACCTAAAAAGGGTCGCACCTTTGGTTTTATTCTCTTGTCATTCTTAGGTATTTTCTTGAGTGGCTTGTTCTTCTTTTTACTTTACCTCAACTTGCCTTACATAGAAACTCCAAAGGAAAAGGCCTTGGCTCGTGAATTGGCCAATGCAGAACTCCGCTTAGAATTGCTCAACAGAAAAATGGATCAGGCGCAAGCTGTGCTTACGGAGCTGCAGGAGCGCGACAATAACTTATATCGGGTTTATTTTGAAGCCAACCCAATTCCAGACGAGCAGCGCTTGGCCGGATTTGGGGGAGTAAACCGTTACAAGGAATGGGAAGGCTTTGACAATTCGAACCTGCTCATCTCCGCAGCAAAACGATTGGACGTTATTACCAAACAGATCGTAGTGCAGTCTAAATCGTTGGATGAAATAGCGGAGCTCGCAGAAGAAAAAGAAAAACTGCTGGCAGCTATACCTGCTATTCAGCCTGTGCGCAACGAAGACTTAACTCGTATGGCTTCTGGTTACGGATACCGTACAGACCCTTTTACCAAGGCGAGAAAATTTCACTACGGTATGGACTTTACCGCTCCTAGAGGTACCCCGGTTTACGCTTCTGGCGACGGCGTGGTAATCCGAGCGGATGCTACAGCCGCAGGATACGGAAGGCACATTAGAATAGAACACGGTTACGGTTACGAGAGCCTTTACGCGCACTTGTACAAATACAATGTACGCGTAGGTCAACGTGTAAAACGTGGAGACCTTATTGGATTTGTTGGGAGTACTGGACGTTCGGAAGCGCCTCACCTCCACTACGAGATCTTTAAAGATGGAGACAAGATCAATCCGATTCATTTCTACTACGGAAACCTCACAGCCGAAGAGTTCAACGAACTACTCAAAGCTTCTCAGCAAGAAAACGAATCGCTTGACTAA